A DNA window from Deltaproteobacteria bacterium contains the following coding sequences:
- a CDS encoding CBS domain-containing protein, giving the protein MNEEAILEEEAIAAERVEEARALGVAILSKPIAALATLRPPICLSPEVSIRRAIEEMNDDRVGCVLIERGGKLVGIFTERDVLTKVVTTGIDIDSTPVESVMTSAPETLSMEIGIAYALNKMIVGGFRHIPLVDAANRPTGLIAMRNVVEYMVDLFPNEVFNLPPEPGRNISHTREGA; this is encoded by the coding sequence ATGAACGAAGAAGCCATCCTGGAAGAAGAGGCGATTGCGGCCGAGCGCGTGGAAGAAGCGCGGGCACTGGGAGTGGCCATTTTGAGCAAGCCGATTGCGGCTTTGGCAACGTTGCGCCCACCGATCTGCCTGTCGCCGGAGGTCAGCATCCGGCGCGCGATCGAAGAGATGAACGACGACCGGGTGGGCTGCGTGCTGATCGAGCGGGGCGGTAAGCTGGTGGGGATCTTCACCGAACGCGACGTGTTGACCAAGGTGGTCACCACCGGCATCGACATCGACAGCACGCCGGTGGAAAGCGTGATGACGAGCGCCCCGGAGACCTTGTCTATGGAGATCGGCATCGCCTATGCGCTCAACAAGATGATCGTCGGCGGCTTTCGCCACATTCCACTGGTCGATGCCGCCAACCGGCCGACGGGGTTGATCGCCATGCGCAACGTGGTCGAGTACATGGTCGACCTGTTTCCCAACGAGGTCTTCAACCTGCCGCCCGAGCCCGGGCGCAACATCTCGCACACCCGCGAAGGCGCCTGA
- a CDS encoding glycerophosphodiester phosphodiesterase: protein MEIVWHMARGTCAQPPNTLAGIDAALAAGATRIEIDVRPLRDRDFLLYHDRALPGGRAIRETAADDGMAEGLPKLSQAVQRLADNGATLQIDLKEETPLGEEMVERLLRLIAPLGGRVVVGSMIDWNLRALRAAAPQLALGFDPLIYFHHWEERPDDVPFPRQRGVYGYWDDHPLAALPLLPLAEYLGVRFEAFAAAVAQLDEIMLHWPTLLRALEDGLDVVGFFHARKVKVLAWTLDAGTAAEHHLPRLAAAGVDAIVTNTAPEFGRPRT from the coding sequence ATCGTCTGGCACATGGCGCGGGGCACGTGCGCGCAGCCGCCCAATACTCTGGCCGGCATCGATGCCGCTTTGGCTGCCGGCGCGACACGGATCGAGATCGACGTGCGCCCGCTGCGTGATCGCGACTTCCTACTGTACCACGACCGGGCACTACCCGGCGGCCGCGCCATTCGCGAGACCGCGGCGGACGATGGCATGGCCGAGGGGCTGCCCAAGTTGTCACAAGCGGTGCAGCGCCTGGCCGACAACGGCGCCACCCTGCAGATCGATCTCAAAGAAGAAACGCCGCTGGGCGAGGAAATGGTTGAGCGTCTACTGCGCCTGATCGCTCCACTCGGCGGCCGCGTCGTCGTCGGCAGCATGATCGACTGGAACCTGCGCGCATTGCGCGCGGCGGCGCCGCAGCTGGCGCTCGGTTTCGATCCCTTGATCTACTTCCATCACTGGGAAGAGCGCCCCGACGACGTGCCCTTTCCGCGCCAACGCGGGGTCTACGGCTACTGGGACGACCATCCGCTGGCGGCGCTGCCGCTGCTGCCGCTGGCCGAATACCTGGGCGTGCGCTTCGAGGCGTTCGCCGCCGCGGTGGCGCAGCTCGATGAAATCATGCTGCACTGGCCCACGCTACTACGCGCGCTCGAGGACGGGCTCGATGTGGTGGGCTTCTTTCACGCCCGCAAGGTCAAGGTGTTGGCGTGGACACTCGACGCCGGCACCGCTGCCGAGCATCATCTGCCCAGGTTGGCGGCTGCCGGGGTGGACGCGATTGTCACCAACACGGCTCCGGAATTCGGCCGGCCGCGAACATGA